One Ricinus communis isolate WT05 ecotype wild-type chromosome 7, ASM1957865v1, whole genome shotgun sequence genomic region harbors:
- the LOC125370542 gene encoding protein DESIGUAL 3-like: MVKLGGVLVCLLIVAIDVVAGILGIQAEMAQNKVKHLRLWIFECRDPSQDAFKLGLAAAALLGLAHVLANLLGGCMCICSQEELQRASPNKQLSVACFFFTWIILAVGLSMLVIGTLSNNKSRASCGFTHHHFLSIGGILCFVHGLFCVAYYVSATAAFSEEEKYGGA; encoded by the exons ATGGTTAAGTTAGGAGGTGTTCTGGTTTGCCTCTTGATTGTTGCAATTGATGTTGTTGCTGGTATTCTTGGCATCCAAGCAGAAATGGCACAAAACAAG GTTAAGCACTTAAGGCTGTGGATATTTGAGTGTAGAGACCCAAGCCAGGATGCTTTCAAGTTAGGGTTAGCTGCAGCAGCACTATTAGGTCTTGCTCATGTTCTTGCTAACTTGCTTGGAGGTTGCATGTGCATTTGTTCTCAAGAAGAGCTTCAAAGAGCTTCCCCTAATAAGCAGCTTTCTGTGGCATGTTTCTTCTTTACTTG GATCATATTAGCCGTTGGATTGTCGATGCTGGTGATTGGCACTTTGTCAAATAATAAGTCAAGGGCTTCTTGTGGTTTCACACaccatcattttctttctatagGAGGCATTTTGTGTTTTGTTCATGGGCTCTTTTGTGTTGCATATTACGTTTCTGCCACTGCCGCTTTTAGCGAAGAAGAGAAGTATGGAGGTGCTTAA